The Fusarium oxysporum Fo47 chromosome II, complete sequence genome includes a region encoding these proteins:
- a CDS encoding and other transporter-domain-containing protein — protein MDRKSDIEDQVKHDVEHIDHLTPQDFTRNANAKIRNPLAGISRADLRTQVIAFCQDYDFQDKIDVFYRGALAAQTPTNYESIEELTDDDKRVLEREVTHKWHLPRSLYYGIALCSLGSAVQGWDNTGANGANLSFPQEFGIEHKTTLIGVINSGPTLFGLLSAWAADPINNRIGRRGAIFLTGLFCIFPVLAQAFTQNWWGLLICRLFMGLGMGIKISTIPVYSAEIAPASIRGGIVTSFQLWVAFGIFVGFCSNLIWYRIGDLAWRFQLAAAFVPAIPVVIFVWFCPESPRWLIKKGRYQDSFKVFCRIRNTEMLAARDLYYAHRQILEEKDAFGGKTLARRMWELVSVPRLRRATVASSWIVISQQFSGINIMAFYSSTIFAAANYSTRDCLLASMGFGLVMFIFAFPAVYMVDTFGRRNLLLVTFPNMAWCLLAAGFSFLIDKNSSARVPLIAFFIYLFTAMYGPGIGPLPSIYFSEAFPLSHREIGSAFTICVNNAVGSALTLTFPSLLDRLGPTGAFSFYAGLNVVAFVVIFLIIPETKQRTLEELDYIFGVPTRRHVAYQLRHWLPWFVNRHIFLQKSATLEPLYQLD, from the exons ATGGATCGAAAGTCTGATATTGAAGACCAGGTGAAGCATGATGTTGAGCACATCGACCACCTCACGCCGCAGGACTTTACTCGGAATGCAAACGCCAA AATTCGCAACCCTCTTGCGGGCATCTCTCGAGCCGATCTGCGAACTCAAGTCATTGCCTTCTGTCAAGACTATGACTTCCAGGACAAGATAGACGTGTTCTACCGTGGGGCACTTGCAGCTCAAACCCCAACAAACTACGAAAGCATTGAAGAGCTAACTGACGATGATAAACGCGTATTGGAACGGGAGGTAACCCATAAGTGGCATCTTCCCCGTAGTCTCTACTACGGCATTGCTCTCTGTTCTCTTGGCTCTGCCGTACAAGGCTGGGATAACACTGGAGCGAATGGCGCAAACCTATCGTTCCCGCAAGAATTTGGCATTGAGCATAAAACCACTCTTATAGGTGTCATCAACTCTGGTCCTACCCTCTTTGGTCTTCTCAGCGCTTGGGCAGCAGACCCTATCAACAACCGCATTGGCCGACGAGgcgccatcttcttgaccGGCCTTTTCTGTATCTTTCCGGTACTGGCACAAGCTTTCACCCAAAACTGGTGGGGGCTGTTGATCTGCCGTCTCTTCATGGGTTTGGGAATGGGCATCAAAATCTCGACCATTCCCGTTTACTCAGCTGAAATTGCCCCTGCATCTATCAGAGGTGGCATCGTCACGAGCTTCCAGCTATGGGTTGCTTTCGGCATTTTTGTAGGTTTCTGTTCGAACCTCATCTGGTATCGTATCGGAGACCTTGCTTGGCGGTTCCAGCTTGCAGCTGCGTTTGTCCCAGCTATTCCGGTAGTCATCTTTGTCTGGTTCTGCCCTG AGTCCCCTCGCTGGCTTATCAAGAAGGGAAGATACCAAGACTCTTTCAAAGTCTTCTGCCGTATTCGCAACACAGAAATGCTAGCTGCCCGAGATTTGTACTACGCTCATCGTCAGATCCTCGAAGAAAAGGACGCCTTCGGCGGAAAGACCCTCGCGCGTCGAATGTGGGAACTCGTCAGCGTCCCTCGCCTCCGCCGAGCGACAGTTGCTTCATCCTGGATCGTTATCTCACAGCAATTTTCCGGAATCAACATCATGGCATTTTACTCTTCCACCATCTTTGCCGCTGCAAACTACTCCACCAGGGACTGTCTTCTTGCTTCCATGGGGTTCGGCCTGGTCATGTTTATCTTTGCCTTTCCTGCTGTTTACATGGTTGACACTTTTGGCCGGCGAAATCTGCTGCTAGTTACTTTCCCCAACATGGCATGGTGTTTGTTGGCAGCAGGATTCAGCTTTCTTATTGATAAGAACTCGAGTGCTAGAGTACCGCTTATCGCCTTCTTCATATACCTCTTCACAGCTATGTATGGACCTG GCATCGGACCACTGCCTTCTATCTATTTCTCCGAAGCATTTCCACTGTCGCATCGAGAGATTGGCTCCGCCTTCACCATCTGCGTCAATAACGCGGTTGGCAGTGCTTTGACGTTGACGTTCCCTTCTCTTCTGGATCGTCTTGGGCCAACTGGGGCATTCAGCTTCTACGCAGGCCTCAATGTTGTAGCGTTTGTAGTGATATTCTTGATCATTCCAGAGACCAA GCAACGTACTCTCGAAGAATTGGACTACATCTTTGGAGTTCCAACAAGACGCCATGTCGCGTATCAGCTTCGGCATTGGTTGCCTTGGTTTGTCAACAGGCATATCTTTCTTCAGAAGTCAGCTACGCTTGAGCCATTGTATCAGCTGGATTAG
- a CDS encoding S-adenosyl-L-methionine-dependent methyltransferase, translating into MSTPPAAATSPKSEKSPAKNTAKSPSKSPSNSPPQHAQVNVGDTGILEPTHWQQLAEEENVNQDDDAHSLSEESLASSTDSVTSILVRYSSMYSSCTEAHSNRAANDERQSELLDINHHCLTLGIGGKTHLAPLDTEKITKALDIGTGTGIWALDFADEYPNVEVIGTDVSPIQPSWVPPNLQFEIEDCTQEWTFAPNSADYIHIRWLIGSIPDWYKFFREAYKTCKPGGWVESFEPSGIITSDDDTVKESSALGQWGKLFIEGAKKLGVSFTVYEEELQRKAMEAAGFVDIQQFEYKVNILYLQWTMTDNIRLQTPIGGWPKDPGLKELGQFGKLAFLADPEGFVLFVANTIGWTESEIHVFLAHARREIHSGKHHPYYKQRVVWGLFEAFSIHWNVSWIQNTSKTAISEDSKSIITITHVTTATAIVDIDGAKFITDPIFDEAPQSHDRSHVAGLKPGEFFLTLQEGPAISIKQLPIIECVLLSHEDHIDNLDETGRQLLIGRRVITTPDGAKNLSHHPGTCAIEP; encoded by the exons ATGTCGACACCGCCGGCGGCTGCAACAAGCCCGAAGAGCGAGAAAAGTCCTGCCAAGAATACTGCGAAAAGTCCCTCAAAGAGCCCCTCAAACAGCCCCCCTCAACATGCACAGGTGAATGTTGGAGATACCGGCATTCTGGAACCTACACATTGGCAGCAGCTTGCCGAG GAGGAGAATGTGAAccaagacgatgatgctcATTCGCTGAGCGAAGAAAGTCTCGCGTCCTCGACAGATTCAGTGACTTCTA TACTGGTGAGATATTCCAGTATGTATTCGTCGTGTACCGAGGCTCACTCGAATAGGGCTGCAAACGATGAAAGACAAAGTGAACTGCTCGATATCAA CCACCACTGTCTGACGCTGGGTATTGGAGGAAAGACGCACCTCGCGCCTCTTGATACTGAGAAAATTACA AAAGCGCTTGATATTGGAACCGGCACTG GTATCTGGGCTCT AGATTTCGCCGATGAATATCCCAACGTGGAAGTTATCGGCACCGATGTATCGCCAATTCAGCCCTCTTGGGTCCCACCGAACCTGCAATT TGAGATCGAAGACTGTACCCAAGAGTGGACGTTTGCGCCCAACTCAGCCGACTACATTCACATCCGCTGGCTCATCGGCAGTATCCCCGACTGGTATAAATTCTTCCGCGAGGCCTATAAGACCTGCAAGCCAGGTGGTTGGGTCGAGAGTTTTGAACCTTCGGGTATTATCACCAGTGACGATGACACCGTGAAGGAGAGCTCTGCACTAGGTCAGTGGGGTAAGCTGTTTATTGAAGGGGCTAAGAAGCTAGGTGTGAGCTTCACTGTATATGAAGAAGAGCTACAGCGGAAAGCCATGGAAGCTGCTGGCTTTGTTGATATCCAGCAATTCGAGTACAAGGTAAATATACTATATTTGCAGTGGACGATGACTGATAACATTCGACTGCAGACTCCAATTGGCGGCTGGCCCAAAGATCCAGGGCTGAAGGAGCTCGGCCAGTTCGGCAAGCTTGCGTTCCTTGCCGATCCTGAAGGTTTCGTGCTTTTTGTTGCAAATACGATCGGTTGGACGGAGTCGGAAATCCATGTGTTCCTTGCGCATGCTCGGAGGGAGATTCACTCGGGCAAGCATCATCCTTACTACAAGCAGCGAGTTGTATGGGGCC TATTCGAAGCTTTTTCTATCCATTGGAACGTGTCATGGA TACAGAATACTAGCAAAACGGCGATTTCTGAGGATTCCAAGAGCATAATCACCATCACCCACGTTACCACCGCAACTGCGATTGTTGATATCGATGGTGCCAAGTTCATCACTGATCCCATATTCGACGAAGCTCCTCAGAGCCATGACCGGTCACACGTGGCTGGGTTAAAGCCGGGCGAATTCTTTCTTACGCTACAAGAAGGTCCTGCCATATCAATCAAGCAACTCCCCATCATCGAATGCGTCTTACTCAGTCACGAAGATCACATTGACAATTTGGATGAGACAGGCCGTCAACTTCTCATTGGCCGGCGAGTCATTACTACGCCTGACGGTGCAAAGAACTTATCTCACCATCCTGGCACATGCGCTATCGAGCCGTAG
- a CDS encoding pyridoxal phosphate-dependent transferase: MSETNAGRNWVYPNSLRALPLHEAHIHPPGTPHAVSSSLPTWESVVALASADKRVLDRIDYSYPRYVAYLCDLATRSLVLTLSKRFFIGKPIRSLIERVRERLKFDSDDLICYIFPSADDADDYAAQLRKKNAVVHHVRFFSPVAANSSNGNDYLAFSALFVPPDFKVYVMEFWVNFGTGITTRHAEYCLKHFDELISDSPDVEPVTADIPSHDRSSEAWIQRGPRDFEDLQAHIAQLATSERDDLKPVQATDVFIFPNGMNAIYNAAEVIAVNNPDSFVVAFGWIYPETIENLRRGTWKDVIPFKLGNEEELDQLASTLKTNEQIIAIFCELPSNIKFTSPNLHRIRELANEYGLIVVCDETVANFVNVDLLPYVDIITTSLTKMFSGAANVTGGRPRYSVIVNPNFGHYEELHYALRCRYPVVTCFPKDIAVLKQNSINMVERVKKANENTLIVIDRFENHPSVAYVNYPSRPATIQNYERHRRKNGGYGNVFSVVFHNPESAQYFYDNLDVCKGPSFGTNFTLAIPFVQLAVYNVREKLEKYDLPKHVIRISVGLENSRQICSKMEEALAKVVRFEQSLGSQA; the protein is encoded by the exons ATGAGTGAGACTAATGCTGGCAGGAATTGGGTCTACCCCAATTCCCTCCGAGCTCTCCCCTTGCATGAAGCGCACATTCATCCGCCGGGAACACCTCAT GCAGTTAGCTCATCGCTCCCAACCTGGGAGTCCGTCGTTGCCCTTGCGAGCGCAGACAAGAGGGTGTTGGACAGAATTGACTACAGCTACCCGCGGTATGTGGCCTACCTATGTGACCTCGCCACAAGGTCTCTTGTTCTGACGCTATCAAAAAGGTTCTTCATCGGCAAGCCTATCCGATCCCTCATCGAACGAGTCAGAGAACGGTTGAAATTCGATTCAGACGATCTGATCTGCTATATCTTTCCGTCTGCTGATGACGCCGACGACTACGCCGCACAGCTGCGGAAAAAGAACGCTGTAGTCCATCACGTCCGCTTCTTCTCGCCAGTAGCAGCGAATTCATCGAATGGAAATGATTACCTTGCTTTCTCGGCGTTGTTCGTTCCCCCCGACTTTAAGGTATATGTAATGGAGTTCTGGGTGAACTTTGGCACCGGCATTACCACGCGTCACGCCGAATATTGCTTGAAGCATTTTGACGAACTCATCTCGGATTCTCCTGATGTCGAACCAGTGACTGCGGACATACCCTCTCACGATCGATCATCCGAAGCCTGGATTCAGCGTGGCCCAAGGGACTTTGAAGACCTACAAGCCCACATTGCTCAGTTGGCTACTTCTGAAAGGGATGACCTGAAGCCTGTCCAGGCCACAGATGTATTTATCTTTCCCAATGGCATGAATGCAATTTACAACGCTGCAGAAGTAATCGCGGTTAACAACCCAGATAGCTTCGTTGTTGCATTCGG CTGGATCTATCCTGAGACGATCGAAAATCTTCGTCGGGGGACCTGGAAAGACGTCATACCCTTCAAATTGGGCAatgaggaggagttggatCAGCTTGCGTCTACATTGAAGACTAACGAGCAAATCATCGCTATCTTCTGTGAGCTGCCGAGTAATATCAAGTTCACTTCACCCAATCTCCACAGGATTCGAGAGTTGGCAAACGAGTACGGCCTCATCGTCGTTTGTGATGAAACAGTTGCCAACTTTGTCAACGTCGACCTCCTGCCCTACGTCGATATCATCACGACTAGTTTGACCAAGATGTTCAGCGGAGCAGCAAACGTGACAGGAGGAAG GCCCCGGTATAGCGTCATCGTCAATCCTAATTTTGGTCATTATGAGGAGCTGCACTACGCCCTCAGATGTCGGTATCCAGTTGTGACGTGCTTCCCCAAGGACATTGCAGTCCTCAAGCAAAACTCAATCAATATGGTTGAAAGGGTGAAGAAAGCCAATGAAAATACCCTGATCGTTATAGATCGTTTCGAAAACCACCCTTCAGTCGCCTACGTCAATTATCCATCTCGACCTGCGACAATCCAGAACTATGAAAGGCACCGGCGAAAGAATGGAGGATATGGCAATGTCTTCAGTGTGGTATTTCACAATCCGGAGTCTGCTCAGTACTTTTACGATAATCTGGATGTTTGCAAAGGCCCGAGCTTTGGGACCAATTTCACTCTTGCGATTCCGTTTGTCCAGCTGGCTGTATACAATGTGCGGGAAAAACTCGAAAAGTACGATCTTCCGAAGCATGTTATCCGGATCAGTGTTGGGCTTGAAAATTCCCGTCAGATTTGTTCTAAGATGGAGGAGGCATTGGCCAAAGTTGTACGGTTTGAACAGAGTCTTGGGTCTCAGGCTTGA
- a CDS encoding cytochrome P450 yields MSNSTGFIADLPGLFTDIPGFVADIPSRIDFTSIPVILSSTVAVLAFTSFVKYVAERQQEKAMGFGHVPTLWQLDPFYGFDAFVAMLLALKNNRYVPWLDSLHAKMPKTFALTFLGGRQIWTIEPENLKTVANNLADFQVGPIRYNSKAGQPFAEKGIVGADGKDWEFARALVKPFFMREWYANTERMEPFAERFFAGIPADGETFDMFPHLRTWSLNLNLQFLFGDYSDIVTEEETNNTTDAFITGLAYARIRLLLHRVLWLFPWKTWYKVVGTIHSYVNKHIAKARAELKEREERISKGLPVGPERRDVCWHMVRELPNDDEVRSHLCLLFVPNNETTLIFLSNVMWNLARQPEIWERLRQEVKGKELNFNSLRGMKLLQNVLTEAHRITPVGLFIARAAVRDTTLPRGGGPKGDQPVRVRKGNIVQINKAVMYKDPDYWGDDALEFNPDRFDKMRPGLSLTPYNTGPRRCPGEMMTMNECGYMVARMAQTYKRLECRDPTPFVGVFRIGQLNKNGCQVAVYRE; encoded by the coding sequence ATGTCAAACTCTACAGGCTTTATCGCCGATTTACCTGGCCTTTTCACAGACATACCAGGCTTTGTTGCTGATATCCCCTCTCGGATTGACTTTACATCTATACCCGTTATTTTATCTTCCACTGTTGCTGTCCTTGCTTTCACGTCCTTCGTCAAATATGTCGCTGAGAGACAGCAAGAAAAGGCAATGGGCTTCGGCCACGTCCCAACTCTTTGGCAATTGGATCCATTCTATGGATTTGACGCCTTCGTTGCTATGCTACTAGCTCTGAAGAACAACCGCTACGTCCCATGGCTTGACAGCTTACACGCCAAGATGCCCAAGACTTTTGCTCTCACCTTCCTTGGTGGGCGTCAGATTTGGACTATTGAACCTGAGAACCTCAAGACTGTGGCCAACAATCTTGCAGATTTTCAAGTCGGTCCAATTCGCTACAACAGCAAAGCTGGACAGCCCTTCGCTGAGAAAGGCATCGTCGGCGCTGATGGCAAAGACTGGGAATTTGCTCGCGCGCTTGTCAAGCCATTCTTCATGCGAGAGTGGTATGCCAATACTGAGCGCATGGAGCCTTTTGCTGAGAGATTCTTTGCGGGCATTCCTGCTGATGGCGAGACTTTTGATATGTTTCCGCATTTGCGAACCTGGTCGTTGAATCTCAACCTCCAATTCCTTTTTGGTGATTACTCAGATATTGTTACTGAGGAAGAGACCAATAATACCACTGATGCTTTCATCACTGGTTTGGCATATGCACGAATTCGCCTTCTCTTGCACCGCGTTCTCTGGCTCTTCCCGTGGAAGACATGGTACAAGGTTGTTGGTACAATTCACAGTTATGTCAACAAGCATATTGCCAAGGCACGTGCTGAACTCAAAGAGCGCGAGGAGCGCATCAGCAAGGGTCTTCCTGTTGGGCCGGAGAGACGGGACGTCTGCTGGCACATGGTTCGGGAGTTACCGAATGACGATGAAGTCAGATCTCATCTCTGCTTGCTCTTTGTACCCAACAACGAGACTACTCTGATTTTCCTGTCCAATGTAATGTGGAATTTGGCCAGGCAGCCTGAAATCTGGGAGCGACTACGTCAAGAGGTGAAGGGCAAGGAATTGAACTTCAACAGTCTCCGCGGCATGAAGCTTCTGCAAAACGTCCTCACAGAAGCTCATCGCATCACCCCTGTCGGTCTCTTCATCGCCCGCGCCGCAGTCCGCGACACCACCCTCCCCCGTGGTGGCGGTCCAAAAGGCGACCAGCCCGTGCGCGTACGCAAGGGTAACATTGTGCAGATCAACAAGGCGGTCATGTACAAAGACCCAGACTACTGGGGCGATGACGCCTTGGAGTTCAACCCGGACCGCTTTGATAAGATGCGTCCGGGGCTGAGTCTTACACCGTACAACACCGGGCCAAGACGATGTCCTGGTGAGATGATGACTATGAATGAGTGTGGGTATATGGTTGCTCGTATGGCGCAGACTTACAAGAGGTTAGAGTGTAGGGATCCGACGCCGTTTGTGGGTGTTTTCCGTATTGGGCAGTTGAATAAGAATGGATGTCAGGTTGCTGTGTACAGAGAGTAG